A portion of the Tachypleus tridentatus isolate NWPU-2018 unplaced genomic scaffold, ASM421037v1 Hic_cluster_1, whole genome shotgun sequence genome contains these proteins:
- the LOC143241942 gene encoding uncharacterized protein LOC143241942, translating to MEECFPLSSSLERECLTLYTLNSSNEDGDFSISNIPCSLDNLKNDTYLNYLICQSPTGIPDIPESLEEITVTPATSTGCFDYDPLFQCWDHSGLLTRRCNGALNHGEDSSVISSLYMFSDASAGAFNSPGSDLDSYSESVAKFGKCEDELVVLGVGLNTLMSGCPEEKLKTNQELLSGSKTRNMNQSLHSHNILVKRTNAVKFSPPPSSTGFSRDFQCHYAGCNKIYSKRSHLQAHLRRHSGEKPFVCQWPSCVWRFSRSDELARHNRSHSGIKPYFCEVCEKRFSRSDHLSKHMKIHKRDKLLTSQEKRHLKVKLQNRC from the coding sequence ATGGAAGAATGTTTTCCTTTGTCTTCCAGCTTGGAGCGAGAATGTCTCACTCTGTATACACTAAACTCTTCTAACGAAGACGGTGATTTCAGCATTAGTAACATACCATGTTCACTAGATAATCTTAAAAACGACACTTATTTAAATTACCTAATTTGTCAGTCGCCTACAGGAATTCCAGACATTCCAGAAAGTCTAGAGGAAATAACCGTAACTCCAGCGACTTCTACCGGCTGTTTTGATTATGACCCATTATTTCAATGCTGGGATCACTCAGGATTGTTGACCCGCAGGTGTAATGGAGCCCTGAACCATGGAGAAGATTCCAGTGTTATAAGTTCTTTATACATGTTCAGTGATGCTTCTGCTGGGGCTTTTAACAGTCCCGGATCTGATCTGGATTCCTATTCAGAATCTGTCGCGAAGTTTGGAAAGTGTGAAGATGAATTAGTCGTCCTAGGAGTAGGATTAAATACTTTAATGTCCGGATGTCCAGAAGAAAAGCTCAAAACTAACCAGGAATTGCTCTCTGGTAGTAAAACTAGGAATATGAATCAATCTCTTCATTCACATAACATACTCGTGAAAAGAACCAACGCCGTAAAGTTCAGTCCTCCACCATCCTCTACGGGATTTTCAAGAGACTTTCAGTGCCACTATGCAGGGTGTAACAAAATATACTCCAAACGTTCTCACCTCCAAGCTCACCTAAGACGACATTCTGGTGAAAAGCCCTTTGTTTGTCAGTGGCCCAGTTGTGTTTGGAGATTCTCCCGTTCTGATGAACTTGCTCGGCACAACCGGTCTCATTCCGGTATTAAACCCTACTTCTGCGAGGTATGCGAGAAACGGTTCTCTAGGTCCGACCACTTGTCCAAACATATGAAGATACATAAGCGAGATAAACTTCTTACGTCTCAAGAAAAACGACACCTGAAGGTGAAACTACAGAATCGTTGTTAA